A window of Castanea sativa cultivar Marrone di Chiusa Pesio chromosome 8, ASM4071231v1 genomic DNA:
AGGGAACTCCAGCTTGAATGATAGTGCTACAGCCTCGTTTTCTTCGTGATATAGAACTACTCCCACCCCCCTGATTGGGCGGTAGAAGACCCGTCAAACTTCATCAACCACCGTTCCCCAACTTCTTCTGCCGTAGCCACTTCCTCGGGGACTCTGTCATCTAATGGAAATTCTTCTTCTCCTAGGAATTGTGCTAGCAAATCCGCTATAGCCTGGCTCTTTACTGCTTTGGGCATTCCTGCTTTTAGATCGTATTGTAATAGTTGCAGCAACCATTGGGATATCCTACCGGAGAGGATGGGTTGTTGCAATAAGGCTTTGATAGCATGAGACTTAGTCATCAGCCACACCTCATAAGCTAGGAAATAGTGTCGCAACCTCTGCGAGGCGTACACAATTGCTAAACATGCCTTTTCTGTCCTCGGATAACGAGTTTCTGCATCTTTTAGGGCCCGACTGATGTAGTATACTGGCTGTTCTACCCCATTTCCATCTTCCTGAGTGATCAGTGCACCCACGGCGCATTGGTTGGTGGCTAAGTATAATAACAGTGGCTTCTTGCAGACTGGGGCTTACACAGTAGGGAGGTTTATCATAATCTGCTGCAACCTGTTAAAGGCTGCCTGTTGTACCTCCCCCGTTCAAAGTTTTGCCCCTTTTTAGTAATTTCCCGAAGGCAGAGGTGATGGATGCTAGCCCTGGGATGAATCTTCGAATGTATGAGACCTTCCCTAAGAAGCTTTTCAACTCCTTTACTGTAGCTGGAGGTCTCATTGTGGCTATGGTTGTAGCCTTGCCTAGGTCCATATCTATTCCTCTACTATGGACCAGAAAACCCAGGAACTTCCCTGAGGATACTCCAAACATTTGAGGGGATTCATTCTAAGTTTGAAGGTCCTACACCTTTCAAACACCTTTCTCAACACTTGAATGTGCTCCTCCCGCTGTTCTAATTCTcgatgcatcatgtcatggaaAATGGCCGTCATTGACCTTTGATAAGTTGCACCTGCGTTCTTCAACTCGAATGGCATTACTGTGTAGTAAAAGCTGCCTATGGGTGTtctgaaggcagtcttctccacATCCTACGGCACCATCCTGATCTGGTTGTACCCACTGAACCCATCCATAAAGGAGAACATGGCATTTCCTGCTGCAGAATCTATCAATAGGTCCATGTTTGGCAGCGGGAATTCATCCTTTGGGTAGGCTTTATTAAGATTTCTGAAATCTACACAACACCTTATctgcccattcttcttctttactggcACAATGTTGGATAACCATCGTGGATGTTGAATGGGTTTAATGAATCCTGCGGCCAACAACTTCTGTACTTCCTTGACTATTTGTTCCTCTATTTCGGTATGGAAAATACTGGCCTGGCCTCCGGGTCCACTTTCAACGTGTGCACTACTAACCCAGGATCCAATCCTGGCATTTCACTATAATTCCATACGAAAACATATTTGTAttcttttaataatagtacGAACTCCAACTTTTCTCTTTCTGACAACTTTGAACTGATTAAAATGGGCCTTGGCTCCTGCGGGCCGGATCCCAAGTCGACTTCCTCCGTCTGTTCTTCTGCTGTAACTTACGCATCCTTGTCCACCGCAACCTCCTCGTTTCTTTCGTCACAATTTCCTTCTTCCGAGTCTTCCTGAGCTACGCAACATATCAAGCTTTTGCGCTGCTCTTCACTCCTGGGCCTACTTATGTCTCACTCATGAGCCCCACACGCCTTCATAATTTATACACAATCCTGTCGTCGGGTCCTCGAACCCTGACGCATCGTGGTGTATCGTCAAGCTCTGCGGCAGGCGCTTCCTTTCTTTTCTACTTCTGAGAGAGTAACTCCCTTAGATCAGGTTCTAGGTCGTCTCGAACGTCTTCCCACCTAGGGACAAAAGTACCCCTTGGTTTTGATACTGAGCTTTCCCCAGACGGTGCCCATTGGTCGTAAAACATTGTTTCCACTAAATGAGCCTCTTCCTACTCAAATGGTGATGGGTTTGCCGCTATACATATATGCGGCCATTCAGCCTTCCCTTTACTCACTGGTGATAAGTGGATGGTACCAACCGGTGCTTGTGCAGCCATGGCCTTCCTAGGAGCACATGGTATGAACCCTCTGTCTTTACTACGTGGAACCGGGCTAAAGAGGCTATAGGACCTACTTTTAACCACAGTTGGATATGACCAGCAGTGTACTCTCCACTCCCACCGAACCCTGTTACCTCCATTGGGCACCCTTGGATCTTTCTCTCTAAGATTCCTGCTGCCTGCAGGGTGCTCAAAGGTACCAAGTTACCAAGGCGCCAGTATCCACCAAGGCTCTCTTGATGGGGATCTGGTTTATAGACGCAGCCAAGTAAAAGGGTCTCTTGTGGTCAGGATAGCCCATTTCCATATATCCATCACTGAAGATGATTTCGGTTGACTCTTGAAGGAGAGCCCTATCTTCTGTACCTTCTGCTGACAAGCATTCTATTCCTGCCCCAGAAGCGATGCTTACTAGAGCCTCTGTGGTCGTCTTTCATTCCTTCGCTGTGAGACCTAGCTGGTTGAACAGATTTTTGAACTTAGAGCTTCTCTATAAAGTGGTGATAGCCGTGGCAGGCAGGGTTAGGTTTTCCTCCTCGTCTTCCCCAGGGTCCGCATAGATTACCACCGCTGCTACGCCTTTCCCTTTGTGGTTCGGGAGTGGGTTCCTCTGATCTTCTTGCTGCGTCAGCTCTAGGGTCCCTTCTTTGATCCTTCGATGCACCAGCCTACGGAGTGCCCAACATTCTGCCGTAGGATGTTGCACATAGTTGTGCAGGCGACAGAAGCGTGGGTTCCTTCGTTCCTCTGCTGTGGGCTCCCTGGCAACTTGATTAGGCTTAAAAATCCCATCTGCTATCCACTTATCTAAAAGAACGTCCAATTCTTTAGGAGTACATGGTATTGGCGGAGGGGTATCGTATTCCCTCCCGTCtgtctttctcttcctttcattGGTGGATGCTGCCATGGCCTGTGGGGCACTCCTTTTGTCGGAACTTGGCTTCACTGATTGGGCGGTCTTCCTGGCTTTTTGTAATAGTTGTGCAAACTGGGAAATTTCCAAGTTTTCCAGAACAGCTCTGTATTCTCTGATCATATTCGTCATACACATCTCCACCAATGTCTTGTCCTCGCAATGGTCATAGCAATCCAGCGTTATGTCCCTGAATCTTTTGATGTATTCCATCAAGTCTTCTCGGTTTTTCTACTTAATAGCTTGCAAGGTGGCAAGTGTTACTGTTTCCTCTCCATGGAAGTACTTAGTACAAAACACATCCACCATATCATCCCATGTTGGGATAGATCCTAGCTTCAGACCGATGTACCAAGTGTAGGCACGGTCGCATTGTGATTTCGAAAACTCACGCAGGCACAAGTCCTCATCTGCCGCATACAGGCCTAGAGTATTGATAAATTTGCACACTTGCTCTACAGCACTCCCCTTTCTGCCGTCATATTGTGCAAAGGTGCGTGGCTCGTATCTTTCTGGATATGGCTTGCTAAGCACGCTTAATGGATAGGGGGTCTGCGTGCGTAGAACCTTTCTTTGGGTGCTCTAGCCCTCTCTTGTTCTAAGAGGGTTGCCACCTCGGCCATGGTGATATAGCATTGTCCTTCTATTTGCGGGATGCCTCCGACTGGCGTCTCTTCAGCCACATGCTCGGGGTCATGCTGGCTTCCTTTTTCCTTAGTCTTTTCAGCCTTTAACTGGCGTATTTCCTCCATCATCTGCTGCTGTGAGTGTTGTAGTGCTTGCAGCACCTCGACAAAAGCATTGATCCCGTCAGCGGGATTCCTTGCCTGCGGTTGGGGCTCAACCCCTGGATCATTGATGTTTTCTGCTTGGTTGGGTTGATGAGGCATTGCTGGCCTTGACTTAGCCTGCGAGGGGATAGCGCTCATATTGCGTGTTGTTCTGGATCTTGGCGGCATTTGTTTGCGAGGATCTCTGTATCTGTCTGCTTCCCAACTCCCTAGTGAAGTCACCAATTTAAATGTGTGGGCCTCTTTTGCAATGTCAGGCTGGGCCGCCTGCTACTATACTGGGCCCAAGATGTTCTTTTGAGTTGGAGAGTTGGGACCAGTCCGGGAACAAACCTTCCTGGTCtggcttgtgcacaaacaatGCCTTTTGGTGATCAGATCTTTACGGTAGGCAAAACTGTCACGTTAGCTATAGCAGGCAGATATAGTAAAAGAGGACAAGAAACAGTAGAGATTTAAACAACATGGTCAGTGGGCCTTAATGCAGGGTGGTCGTTTTACAATATAATATCAGAATAATGAATGTCAGATGGAGAGTCAAGAGCGTATTAAGGAAACAAACGTTAGCCTGCCGCGATGGGCTGTTTTACAGAGCTTGTGTCAGGAAAGGGAACCACTCCCTCAACACGACTAATTTCTCTGAGGGGAAATTAGTTGCTTTGAAGGAACGGGCCTAAGTGACTTTGGTTGATCGAGATTCTTTGTTTGGTTAATAGAGAACATGAGTTAGAAGGGGAGAGGGAGATTAATCCATTCGGTACATGCCAATCACTCCATTCACTCTGTTTCTTTCTTGtgtctgttttctttttcttttactctttttctttctttcgtttgtcttttctctcatttcttcttTGCGCCCTCTAATTCCCctgttttctataatttttgctactattttaCAGAGGTTCCCTTTCTCCCGTTTTTCGTTCCCCCCTCTTTTTTCTCCTCCCTAGTCGTTCACTGTAGGATTTCTTATATAGCCTTAGCCGTGCTTGGCTTTTTACCcttttagcccttaaccgtttttgtctGGCATGGGCTCCTTTGCCGACCGTCACTGACTAGTCAGTCACCCAGCCAGTGCTACCCTGCCTCAGTCAGAGAAGACTTTTTGTTTGGCTCACTCCCTGCGGCATTCCTACCTGCCACGAGATGAATACTCTCCTTCCTTTTACCCCTCACGGCATGCACCTGGTGGTTCTCACTCATCCTTGCCTCTTTTGGTTCGCATGACTCCCCAGTAGGACATTGCTTCCAAAAGGACTTGAgcaggaaacacaaaaatagatttttccccctccccaccgccagaccatacccccttacctctgacccattacctcaccatttcctatattggctgggtacaggctggtgaTGCCTGGGCTTTGCGCGTGCCTTACCTCCGTGCTTGTTCAAATCCTACCTGCTGCTCATCTGTCTGCCGTAGTTTGAACGTCAAACTGCTCAGCCTGTTGCTtatttttggcttcttttggtgtgggttaTTTTGCCCGACCTTTCTTTTGTGGCTTGCATCTTCTGAGGACTGAGCCATGCTTGTTCATAGGCTGTTCCAAGCCTTTTATTCCAAGCCCCTGTTACTTGCTTCCTGCCACGCAATTATGTCATGCCTGCCATGAGGCCTTCTTGACCCTAAGCCTGCTGGGCCACTTTGGACATTTTTAGTTCATTCTTTCTCCGAAGGCCCAATGATCCTTCTAGGCCCTTTTGCTACTTGCGGGCTCCTATTGTCCCACCTACTTCCATTTGGGCGTTCTTGGCCCACTTACTCTCTCGGGCGTCCTCGGCCCTTTCTCAATTCTACGTCTCctatgggcttttactaacttcttgggcttcctcggcccaagCATTTCTCACTTTTCCTTTAGGGCTTATGGGTTTTCCACAGTCCCctactttctttacttgcactACTTTAGGCCTGCCGTAGCAGCTatggcccattctcacttttccataTCTATACAGCCCATGGATTCGTGGTTACTTTCTTCCGGGCCTTTTTAGGCCCACTTACTTCCTCATGATCCATTTATTTGTCTATTGGACCCACTATTCGTTGTTCCTGCCACTCGCTTAATGGTACTTCCACAATACTTTCCTCAGCCCATGACTTTGGGCCTTCCTCTCTTTTGGGCTTGTCAAAAAATAAGCGTCTACACCAAATAACCTAGATAACAAAATGCCAAATCCCTGCATGCAAAACAGtaaaaatccaattttcaacCAACGTTCAAGAAACATTAATAGAAGAGAAATAGTGCAGTGCAGAAAGTTTGAAACAGTGCAGTGTAGTGCAGATTCTAATGAAACAGTCCAGTGTAGATTTTTGTGAAACAGTGCAGTGCAGAGCAAATTTTAGTTGTAAAAAAGTGCAGATTTTAGATGTAAAACACAGATTTTATGTTGATTCAGATTTAAACtcactaaaaattgaaaattcagaTTTAATTCCCCTATAGTTTTTACAAAACCATCTCAAGCAAGGTAGTCCCAACAATTTTCCTGACTTTCTCATGAATCGAGTTTCTAAGATAGGACGGTATTAGACATCCAATTAAATgagcaaaaacccaaaatcaatgTCATTGTCAACATGAATTACCAAGAATTAAAAAACTTGccaaaaaattaagattatcTAAATAGGTAGCTTATTGATATAAATCATGCTCTTAATTGCATATGGTCTCCCAATCAATTTAAACACTCTTATACTTCTACAATCTCCAAAAAATTGGGTCACATGGTCTACAAAAAATCTACCCATCCAATTTTCTCACCGCTAATATCTTATTCTTTATTAGAGAGAAGTGTTTTAGTAAGAGGTAATTACCATAATGCAATCAAACTAAAAAGAATTTGCAACCCCAATCCATgcttaaaaaatccaaaaagaaacCTAAGAAATCCAAACTATTCTAAGTCTGAACTTAAAACAGTCAAAACATAAACCATGAAGCTATATTTTTTCTgcaaaaaaacattaatagcTTTTTAGTTGGGTGTAAAGAacctaaaatgaaataaattgaGATCCTCCATTTATAAAATGCTTTTTGAGCTACTGTGCACTAAATTAAATGGATCAAGATCCTCCATTTGCAAAATTGATATAACAGATTTAGTGATATATGCCAAATGTGTTTCCGTTCATGTTCACTTACTTTTCTAACCAATGAATATTCATAATTGGGAGAAACCCAACATCAGAATCAGTACAGAGAAATTATAATCAACATTAACATTCAAACTCTCTCATGTTCCTTCAATCAAACTATAAAAAACAGAATACTGATTTAAAACAGCAACCATATATTTACTATGTGTTTAGAAGAGAGTATACCCAAACAACCTTCAAGGATCCTTTGTTGTTTCTTAAAATAATCAGCTACTCAGTTTCCTTTTCCTACAATTAAATGCATAAGATGAATGAATGCAtcaaaaatcatcaaattttgatttttcttttactttccaAAGGAGCTTAACATCAACTATGTCAACGAATAAGAAATTGTTcaatgatattaaaacttcGTCCCATAAAAGAAGATTTAAAACAACAACCATATATTTGCTGTGTGTTTAGAagaaatttagcaatttagcatATACATATACCACCCTATTACTTGGATTACACACATAAGAAATTTCAATAAAGATCCCAAGACAAAGGAACGAAATTGATAGTATGTATAGGAATGTGTTTGCGGTTTAATTAAAATCACATGTTAAAGCTCATCTAATCTAATTATTAGCCAACCTTTGGATTTTTACTTCAGTAGTTATTTACCCGATAAAGATTGAAGCCATGGGTCTGAGGAAGCCGCATTTAcccaacaaaatattttaagccGCATCAGACTACGTGGCATGTGGGTGGTTTGTGGCTTGCGGTAGTGGTCTTTGTCGTGGGTCTGAGGAAAGGGATATCTATTGGTTTGTGGGTATGGTAGGTTTTGATTCTTTGGATGCTTTGTCGTGGGTCTAAGGAAGGAAATCTCTACGATGGTTGGTGGTCTGCATTTTGGAGGAAGGAGAAGTGGTCTTTGCCGTGGTTCTGAGGAAGGAGATCTTTGTTCTAAGGAAGGAGATCTTTGTTGGTTTGTGGGTATGGTGGGTatggtgggttttgattgaGGAATATGTGGGTTTGGTGTCTTTGCCGTGGGTCTGAGGAAGGAGATTTGCCGTGGGTCTGAACGTTGGGGGAGCTAGTAGGAGAGGAGCTTTGGGTTGAGGGACTGGTAGAAGGAGCTTTGTGGGTATAGTGTCTTTGCTGTGGGTTTAAGGAAGGAGATTTGCCATGGGTCTGAACGTTGGGGGAGCTGGTAGGGGAGGAGCTTTGGGTTGAGGGACCGGTAGAAGTAGCTTAAGGCATGAATTTTGGAGAAAGAGAAGGCAGAGTGTatattgggtttgggttttagaaaAGCTCttgtgtttaattatttatttattttttagctttagaaaagtttttttggttttttttttaatattgtgctgacatggaaaattgtgggagtttcagaggtttcagttatatatatatatatatatatatagatgatgtTGGTACTACTTAATGTGATAAtgaaattgtcaaatgtgaataaaaaataaggaaactgccaaatatgacaaaagtacgatcatatgtgatgttggtttCGCCTAATGTGACCATAGAACTGtcaaatatgaataaaaaaacaatGGAACTATTGAATATGACAAAAGTTCGAGCATATGTGATGTTAGTACTTTCTAATATGacaatggaaccatcaaatttgagaaaaaaaaaggagaacaaCCAAATTTGACAAAAGTATTGTCACATGTGAAGTTGGTATTGTTGAATGTGACaatagaaccatcaaatgtgagaaaaaataaaggaatcGTCGAAAGTGACAAGAGTACAGTCACATATGATGTTAGTATTGTACAATGTAAAGATGGAATCGTtaaatatgaggaaaaaaaaaaggaaaccaccaaatgtgacaaaagtactaTCAAATGTTATGTTGGTACTAACGAATGTGACAATAGAaccatcaagtgtgagaaaaaaaaaatgaaccactaaatgtgacaaaagaacagtcacatgtgatgttggaactataCAATAGGAGAATGAAACCGTGATATTTAATTACCTGGTATAACTACTAGTGAGTATCTGGTACCATATAATTACCCTATTATGAATATGAAAGATGGGTAATTTTATTGtatcccttttttttggggtataGTACCCACTAGTAGGCAAACTACTATACCAAGTTACTAAATCCTCATATTTGACGGTTCTATTATCATATTTTGCAGctctaacatcacatgtgatagttcttttgtcatatttggtgggttctcttatttttttctcacatttgacggttccatatTTACATTGTacaattccaacatcacatttaataatacttttgtcacatttgatcTGAAAGAACCACATGAGATTTGATGGTTCTATTCTCATATTATGCAATTCTAATGTCATATGCACctgagatttattttttttgagaagatcaGTTGAGTTTGGGAGGGCGAGAGAGAAAACTGATAGGATCtggttatattattttttgcttttatatgcTAACTTGTCTTATTGGGTAATTGGGTATCTCACTAAAATTGAATAAACGGTCAAGATTAAAAACCATTAATTTTGATGGTCAAGGTTTCGGGGGTGGGTACCATAGCCACTAAAAAACATAAGGGTACCGACCCATGAAAGatacgttgttgttgttgttgttgttgttgtttttaagttattagttaaaaaggaaaaagagaaagggttGGGGTTTGCAAATGGCGATGGCGGCGATGGCGAGGAGCACATTGGTAAAAAAGTACCTGAGGGTGAACGTGGGCGCGGATTCTTCGCCCTTCAATTTCAATGCCATACGGCGCCGTTTCTTCTCCGAGGAAATCAGGACCTCCTTCAAATCGGAGGTCACCGATCGTGTCATCTCCGTCGTCAAAAACTTCCAGAAGGTCGATCCTTCCAAGGTTAGTGGGGGAGTCAAGAAATGAAATCTGTCTGCAAAGAaagctattattattattattattattattattattattatttctatttgTTACTTCCAAACCCTAATTAATTTCGAAACGAAATCTGTTAGTGAAGGAATGAATATTTTTGGTCTGAAAGAAATAACTCACCCAAATCAAATGGCATGGCATGGCATGGCATCGGGGACTGTGTTACTGTTTCCTATAGCCAAATCAAATAACGAAGGAATATTTTCATAGTGAGTCCTGGCTCAAATCCACTCCCAACCAAATGAGAACATGAATTCAAAATCCAATGGAAATAAAAACCTTATTTGATctaatgtttatgtttttgaGGTCAGGTACCGTATGGGTCACTTaaaattactacatattttggcACGCTCTCTAAAAAGGTTGGGCTAATGTTTTCAACAAACCTCCCATGGccttttgtatttgtatttgtatggCCCGTCATAGCATTCTGATTCTCTTTTGTCTGCAGCTAGTGTACTGTAGGGGTGGTTTTTGCATTTTGCAATAAGGTGCCTGGATTTACAACTTTCTTTAAGAATGTAGTTTGCAAATGATTATACTCTTTTGTGAGCTCTAGAGATGGTGAATCATGTGTTTTTTTGGGAGGTTGTATGATGATCTAGTTCTCGTGTTCCTTGCTAATAatagctctctctcttttttgtgaagaagaagatacTCCAGTACTCCACCATGTACTCATTTATTATAGACTAtgttttgcttttgcttttttggCAGGAGACCTTCCTCTTGAATTTAACTACCATCTGGTCATGCCTATATTTAGTATCTACTCAATTTAATTAATATGGGCTGATGAAGACAGGGTACTGATGCCTTAGTACAAAATATTCTAACTAGCTTTGATTTTGGTTGTCAGCAGATTTAATACTCGGAGGACCTAGAATTACATTCCTTCCAAGTGTGTTTTGTTTAGCTTGTTTTGATTATGTGCAGAAGTACAATTGtacctaaaaaatgataatttataaaGCTGTGTACCATGTTAGACAAAGATGAATATTGTTCCATACGTTCCTCGCTTTGATGACCCGTAAAGCCACCTCTCCAACAAGCTAGGTGCTCTTTCACTGAGAAAGGCATAGCCCAAGAGAGACCAAATAAAGAGAAAACCATAGACCACAAGTTCATTGCAATAGCACAGTCTTCATCCATTTTGCACATGCAGCACCAGTCAACAATGGTGAATTTTCTCTTCCGAAGATTATCCATAGTTTTACCATGGGCTGCtgtccaagcaaaaaaaaaccctccttAGTAGGGTCTTTAGTCTTCCAAATAGCTTGCTAGTTGGTTTGAATAAGTAACTGGCTTGCTAGTGATGAAAGGCTTCATATGTCCAAGGAAACCTTCTATGAACTTGCACTTTCATAACAAGGTTTGACGCTGCTAATTTCATCTTA
This region includes:
- the LOC142607264 gene encoding acyl carrier protein 2, mitochondrial, coding for MAMAAMARSTLVKKYLRVNVGADSSPFNFNAIRRRFFSEEIRTSFKSEVTDRVISVVKNFQKVDPSKVTPNANFQNDLGLDSLDSVEIVMALEEEFGFEIPDKEADKINSINLAVDFIASHPQAK